A DNA window from Streptomyces asoensis contains the following coding sequences:
- a CDS encoding DUF6191 domain-containing protein — MFNAFEDLFAPGRKHTRDEQNRLELTREDVGDGDPGRGPIDLASGRVVVRPSEPGGPAEAGGPEDPEQADRPG; from the coding sequence ATGTTCAACGCCTTCGAGGACCTCTTCGCGCCGGGCCGCAAGCACACCCGGGACGAGCAGAACCGGCTGGAACTGACCCGGGAGGACGTCGGGGACGGCGACCCCGGGCGCGGGCCGATAGACCTCGCGTCCGGGAGGGTCGTGGTGCGGCCCTCCGAGCCGGGAGGACCGGCGGAAGCGGGAGGACCGGAGGATCCGGAGCAGGCGGACCGGCCGGGGTGA